GGCCGTCACCCGCGCCCTGGCCGTCGCGCGGTCCCTGGCCGTCACCCGCGCCCTGGCCGTCGCGCGGTCCCTGGCCGATCCCGGAGCCCTGGCCGTTGCCCGAGCCCTGGCTGTTGCCGGAGCTCTGGCCGTTGCCCGGGCCGGACCCGTTCGCGGATCCCTGGCCGCCTCCGAGCCCGGGTCCCGCGCCGAGCCCCGGACCTGCACCGAGACCCGGACCGGCACCCAGGCCGGGGCCGGCGCCGGTGTCGGTGATGGGGGTCTGTCCCGCGCCGGGGTCGGAGCGCGTGCCGCCGTCGCCGCCCGAGCCGCCATCCGACGGTCCCGGGCCCCCGAACGCGGTGCCGGCGTGGTAGCCGGCCGCGGTGCCGAGCCCCGTGCCGATGCTCGACGACGCCGCCGAGAGCACCCCACCGACGCCCACCTGGAAGCCCTCGCCCTGGATGGCGCTGTAGGTGCCCTCGGTCATGACCTCGACGAACGCCTCACCGACGAAGTCGGTCGCGATGTCCTGCGCCGTGTCCTTGATGCCGTGCGGCTTCGGCGCGTCGTTCGAGCCCGTCGTCGGCGGCAGGTCGCCATCGGCGCCCTTGCCCGGCGGCGGCACGTCCACGCCGTCGCCGCCGTCGGCGCCCTTGCCGGGTGGAGGCGTGCCGATGCCATCGCCGACGTCGTCGCCCACGCCCTTGCCGGCGCCCGACCCGATGCCATCGCCGACGTCGTCGCCGATGCCCTTGCCGGCCCCCGAGCCGATGCCGTCGCCGACGTCGTCGCCGACGCCCTTGCCGACGCCCGACCCGACGCCATCGCCGATGCCGTCGCCCGCGCCCTTGCCGAACGCCTTGCCGAGGCCCGCGCCGCCGACGATGACGACGCCGCCGAACATGCCGGCGAGCGCGCCGCCCGCCGCGGCGCCCGACGTCTTGTCGCCATCCCACTCGGTGCGGTTCCCCTCGGCCATCTGCACGAGCTGCGCGACGGCGTCGATCGCGACCTCGCTCAGCACGTTGAACGCGGCACCCTTCGCGATCTCGGCGAGCAGCTTGCGCAGGATCGTGCGGAACAGGATGGTGTACATCGCCTTGCGCGCCGCGAGCCAGGCCATCGACGCGCCGAACGACGGCACGGCCATCGCGATCGCCCACGCGATCTCGGCGATGAGGGCGATGAGCGCGCCGATGAGCGTGTACTTGGTGTACTCGACGTCGAGCGCGAGCTTCTCGAGGAACTGCGAGCTCGACAGCATCGACTCGGCGACCTCGCGCAGCGCGTCGCCCTCGGTGAGCGACGCCACGTACTGGTCGTAGGCGTCGGCGCTCATGCCCGAGAAGCCCTGCTGCGTGGCGGCGAGGTCGCGGCGCATGTCGCCGTCGAGGTCGTTCAGCTCGCGGGCCGCGAGCTCCCAGCCCTGCGCGAGCGCGCGCAGCTGGTCCTCGTTGGCCATGGGGAAGCGCTCGCCCGCGAGCACGAGGAAGAGGTTGGCGGCCTCGTTGCTGACCATGAGCGCCATCGCATCCTCCTCTCCCTCGAGCCCGAGCGGGCATCCCTCCGGGTCCGGCGGACCCGGGTCGCCCTACATCTGGTGCCGGCTCTCGCGCGTCGCGGTGTCGTCGGTCTGCGCGAACTCGCGCGCCACGGTCGCCGTGTCCTCGGCGATCTCCTCGACCGACGACGAGAGCGCGGTCATGAACTCCTTCGCCGCAGCGGCGGCCGGCACGTAGTTCTTGTCGTACGACTCCTTGAAGTCGCCGTCGCCTGCTGCCTGCGGATAGCGCGAGGCGAGCTGGTCGACCGTCGACGAGAGCCCGTGCACGCGGCTCTGCAGCGCGCGGAGCCGCTGCGCGCTCTGACGCAGGCGATCGGGGTCGGCGGCGAACGGCTCAACGCTCATGACGCACCTCCCCGAACTGCGCCACGAGGCCCTGCATCATCGCCGTCATCTCGTCGGCCGACGGCAGGCCGGCCATCGGGTCGAGGCCCTCGGGGCCGTCGCCGTCGGCGAGGAGCGCCTTCGCCTGCTCCTGCACGTCCTGCTGCGCCTGCGCCACGATGGCGACGATCTTCGAGCACAGCTCCTTGGGCGCGAGCTCGCGCCAGGACTGCCCCGTGATCTTGAGCTCGGTGAGCACGCCCTGGGCGTCGACCGTCGCGCTCAGCACGCGATCCTTCGACGTCGCGGTCGCCGTGAGCGCGTCGACCTCGGCCGCACGCTCGGCGAGGTCGGCGCGCGTCTGGCGCACCTCGGCCATCATCTGCTCGATGTCGTCTCCGGTGAGCTGCATCACGATGCTCCCTCCCGCTGCGCTGCCGCAGCCTGCTCCGTCGCGCCGGACTCGGCACGCCGCTTCGCCTCCGGTGCGCGGCCACCGGCCACGCCCGCAGGCACGTGGGCCGGCTGCACCGGCTCGCGCTCCTCGCCGAGCCCGATGACGCCGTTCCCGTCGGCGTTGGTCGTGCCCCAGATCGACTCGTCCTCCGCGAGCCAGGTGTTGCGCTCGCGGTCGCGATCCTTCGACCCCTGCGAACCCGGAGCCATGGGCATCATCGGCATGCCGCCGCCGCCCATGCCACCGCCGGCCATGCCGGCGTTCGAGCCTGCGCCATTGCCTGCGCCGTTGCCCGCGCCGCCGCCGGCACCGAAGGCGCCGTCGTCGCCGCCAGCGCCGCGCGCGCCGAACGCGTCGCTGCTGCCCGCGGCCTCCCCGCCGGGGGTGCCGAAGGATGCGCTGCCGCCGAGGCCGTCGCCCAGACCCGTCCCGGCCCCGCCGAGCGCGCTCGAGGGTAGGCCGCCGAGACCGCCGCCGGGCGAGAATCCGCCTCCGCCTCCGCCTCCGCCTCCGCCGGCGCCGGAACCCGAGCCGGACCCGGACCCGCCGAACGCGGCATCGCCGCCGCTGCCAGCACCGCCGCCAGCCGCGAAGTCGTCCCATGCGCCGGCGCCCGAGCCACCCCACTCGGAGCCCGCACCGTCACCGCTGCCGCCCGCGCCGAACCAGTCGTCGCCGCCCGCGCCGGAGCCACCCCACTCCGAGCCGGCACCGTCGCCGCCGACACCCGAGCCACCCCACTCCGAGCCGGCACCGTCGCCGCCGACACCCGAGCCACCCCAGTTCGAGCCCGCACCGTCGCCGCCCACGCCAGGGCCACCCCACTCCGAGCCGGCACCGTCGCCGCCGACACCCGAGCCACCCCAGTTCGAGCCCGCACCGTCGCCGCCCACGGCAGAGCCACCCCATTCGGAGCCAGCACCGTCGCCGCCGACACCGGAGCCGCCCCAGTTCGAGCCCGCACCGTCGCCGCCCACGCCAGAGCCACCCCATTCGGAGCCAGCGCCATCGCCACCCGCGCCAGAGCCGCTCCAGTCCGAGCCGGCGCCATCGCCACCGACGCCGGAGCCGCCCCACTGCGAGCTCCCACCGTCGTCCTGGCCGATGCCCCCGGAGCCGTCGGACCCCAGAGCGCCATCGCCGCCGAGGCCGCCATCGGGGGTCCACGCCGAGCCGTCGGGCATGACCGAGCCGCCACCGCCGGCGGTGGCCTCCTGGCCGCCGCCGTCGGTGCCGCCGCCACCGCCTGCGCTCGCGCCGCCGCCGTCCTCGTCAGGCGACGTCAGCTCGGAGAACACGTCGTTCGGGTCCGCGAGGTCGGGCATGTCGACGTCGCCGAACGCTCCCGAGCCGCCGTCCTCCTGGTCGGTCGAGCCGGAGCCGCCGTTCTGACCGCCCTGACCGCCGTTCTGGCCGCCGCGGGAGCCGCCGAAGCCGCCACCGCCTCCGCCGCCACCAGCGACGAAGCCCCCGCCGCCCCCGGCGCCGCCGCCGCCCGCGCCGTCCTCGGCCGACCACGAGCCCGCGCCGTCGCCGCCGAGCCCGTCGCTGCCGAGCCCGTCGCCGCCGCCGAAGTCGCCGCCACCGGCGCCGCCGCCACCGACGTCGCCGAACACGCCATCGCCGTTGCCGCTCACCCCGTCGCCGCCACCACCAGCGCCGCCACCGCCGAAGTCGCCAGCGCCACCGCCGCCAGCGCCACCGCCGCCGGCGCCGTCGCCACCGACGTCGCCGAACACGCCATCGCCATTGCCGCTCACGCCGTCGCCGCCACCGCCGGCACCGTCGCCACCACCGCCGATGCCGTCACCGCCGCCGATGTCGCCGCCGAGGCCGTCACCACCGCCGGGACCGTCGCCGAAGACGTCGTCGCCATCGCCACCGATGCCGTCGCCGCCGGGCCCGTCCCCGCCCGCGCCGTCGCCACCGACGCCGTCGCCGCCAGGCCCGTCGCCGAAGATGTCATCCCAGTCGATGTCGGGCGGGCCGTCGCCGCCCGCGCCGTCGCCGCCGATGCCGTCGCCGCCGTCGTAGTCGGCCGTCGTGTCCTCGGGCATCGCAGTCGGGTCCTGCATGTTCTTGAGCGCGCGCAGCGAGGTGCGCATCGTCGTCTCGAGGGTCTGCTGCGCCGTGAACACCTCGGCGGCCATCGTCGCGACCGCGTCGCGGACCAGCTGCGAGATCGCTCGGTTGATGGCGCCGTAGGTCGCCTCGCTCTGCAGGTTGCCGCCGACGCTCGTGAAGCCCTCGGGCGCGAGCCCGCCGCGATCCGCCCACGTGTAGGCGGCGTACACGCCCTTCGCGTGGTCGACCGTCATGCCGTTGCGGCCGCTCGCGCCGGCGCGCCACTTCTGGTCCTCGTCCTCGATGTACTGCACGATGTCCGCCATGACGGCGTTCTTGGCATTCCAGGCCAGGTTGCCCATCGTCGGCCCGTGCGTGTTCCACGTGTTGAGCACCGACGTCATGAAGGTGCGCACCGCCTCGGCGACGGTCTCGAGCCCGGCCGCGACGCCGCCGTCGTCGGTGAGCTGCCGGTGCATGGCCTCGAGCGACTTCTGCTGCGCGGTGAGCTGCGCCAGCAGGGCGGCCGCCGCGGATCCGCGGATCGACGAGTCGTCGGCGCCGAGCGCCGTCGCGAGCGCCGAGATCTGCTCGGCGTTCTGGCCCGTGACCGTCGTGAAGTTCGCGAACAGGGATGCCGCGGTGTCCGTGCGCCTGGCACTGAGGCCGGGCGCGTTGTCGTCGGCGATCGTCTGGACGTTGCGGCGCAGCGCCTGGAATGCATCCGAGAACTCGGGCTGCGGGCCAGGGTTGTCGATGAGCTCGAAGCTGCGGACGTCGTCCTCGTAGTGGTAGTACCCGTACCGCATGTTCGCCGACCATGCGTCGCGGCCGTCACCGCCTGCCGTGCCGGTGATCCATCCGCTCTTGGGATCCTGGTTCGTCTCCAGCACGGCCGCGAGGCCGCTGTCCGGCACGCCGGTCACGAGGCCGAGGAGCGCCTCGAGACCCATGTCGCCCGTCGCGGTCGACCCGGTCGACGAACCCCCTCCGCCCGAGGCTCCGTGGTCGCCCGAGCCGGTCGTCTCGTCGTCGGCCATGTCGTCTCCTCGTGCGCAGGGGGTTCGTGTTCGATGGGTGGGCCGTCAGGCCTGGGCGTCCGCGACGCTCAGGTCGTCGGTCTCCTCGAAGAGCTTCTCCGCCTTCTCCAGCTGGTCGCGGAAGTTCGGGAGCGTCTTGTCGGTGAAGGTGTCGGTGAACGTGCGCACCTGGCCTGCCAGGGCCGACACGTCGTTGCCGACCTGCACGGCGACCTCCCAGCGGGCCTCCGCGGGCTGCGCCCGCAGGTCCGAGCTGATCGCGTAGCCGTCGGTGCCGTAGAGGGCGTCGTCGTTCGTGCGCTCGACGTCCGTGACGAGCTGCTGCACCTTGCGGTACTGCTCACGGTCGAACGCGACTCTCGTGCCTTCGTCTGCCATGGGGTTCTCCTCTCTCGAGAGCGGCCGAGGGGTGCCCGCGAGGTCGCGGGCACCCCGTCGGGCTCAGCTGAAGACGGCTGCGCCTCGCACGTCGCCGTCGAAGAACTCCTCGCGCACGCGCACGGCGGCGTTCTTGATGTTGACGCCCGCCTGCTGCACCTCGGTGTACTCGGTGTTCCAGCGCTGCTGCAGCTCGCCCCACACGGGCAGCGAACGACCCCACTGGGCCTCGCCCATCGGACGGATGGTGTCGTAGATGTTCTGCAGGATCTGCTCCACCTCCTGGCACGACGCGTTGAGCGACTGGTTGGCGGTCTCGAACTGGACGAGGTCGACGTTGAAGGACATTGCGGTTCCTTTCGTGGAGGGGTCGGGGATCAGGCCGCCGCGGAGGCCGCGGTCGACTCGTCGGTGTTGGTGCGCTGCGTGAGGAGCGTCTGGACCTGGGTGTTGAGGACGTCCAGCTTGTTCTTGATGTCGCTGTACTCGCTCTGCCACTCGGTCAGGCGCTGGCGGAGCACCATGCCTGCCTGCGCCTCTGCAGCGGCGGCCATGGTCTGGGTCGCGTCCTCGACGCGGCCGCGGGCGGACTCCATCGCGGAGACCTGCTCCATCGTGCGGGTGATGATCTGTCGAAGCGTGTTCGCCTCGAAGCCGGTGAGCTGTGCCATTGCGTTCTCCTTGGTGTTGGTGTTCTCAGAGTCGTTCGATGGTCAAGGGGTCGGGGTCGGGGGTACGTGCGTCGAAGGGCGGTCTCCTCTCCTACGTCGCGATCGTGGGCCCCGTCGGCAGCAGCGCGAGCAGCGCTGCGGGCACGGCGGGGGAGCTGGTGGCGTCGAGCCCGAGGGCTCCCGCGGTCTCGGCGTCGGCGACGGGGTACTTCGTGCCGTCGTCGCCGACGAGGTAGAGGCCGGCGCCGCTGACGCCGGGGGCCGCGGCGGTCGCGACGAGCAGGCCGGAGCCGGGCGCGACGGCGACGACGCCTGCCGACTCGGCGAGCGCGGCGCCGTCGACGGTCGTGATGCTCGTCTCGCCGTCGGCCCACACCGAGCACGGGGCGAGGCCCGCTGCGATGGCCGTCGGCGGCGTCTCGGGCAGCTCGGACTGCCAGGCGGCCGGATCGGACACCGTCGTGGCGACGAGGTCGCGCGGCGTGATGGTGCGCGGCTCGGGGAGGCCCTGGTCGGGCACGGTCGTGAGCAGCGCCGCGACGGTCTCGGTGATCGGCATGAGGCCGTCCTGCGTGACGACGTAGCGGGCGCCGTCGTCGGTCTCGACGACCTGGCCGAGCGTCGTCGGCTCGCCGGCGATCGCGGGGCCCTCGCCGCCGAGCGTGAGCGCCGACAGGTCGAGGTCGCGGCCGCTGGGGATGGTGTCGAGCCATGCGGCGTCGACCGACAGTGCAGCGTTGGGCTCGAAGCCGATCGCGCGTGCCGCCCACGGGCCGCCGAGCTGCGAGCGCACGCCCTGCCAGACGAGCGACAGCTCGCCGTCGGCGGTCACGAGCACGGCCTCGTCGGCGGCGATGGGCTCGCCGTTCTCGACGGCGCCGATCGCCAGGGTCGTGCCCTCGACGGCCGCGCACGCGGCCCACTCGGGCGACGTCTGCTGCGCACCGGGCAGCTCGTCGGGCAGGCCCGGCGCACCCAGGGCCTCGCCGCGCGGCACCGATGCGAGGTCGTCGCTCGACACCTGGATGACGGCGGGCGGCGCGCCGGCGAGCAGCGCGGCCGACGCGAGGTTCATGACGGGGTGCAGCGTGCCGTCGATGAGCATGTAGCGGCTGCCGGTCGACTCGTCGACGAGCAGCGCGCCGGGCTGCTCGCGCCAGCTGTCGTTCGTGGTGAACAGGAAGATGTTCAGCACCACCACGACGACGAGCGCGGCGGCGGCGACGGCCACGCCGATGCCCATGCCGGTCGACGTGCGACGCAGCGGACGGTCGGGGGCGTCGGGGTCGGAGCGCAGCACGGCGGCCGAGAGGCGCCCGCGCAGGAAGAGGTGCGCATCCACGAGATCACGTCTGCCGTACATGCTCAACCCTCCTTCCTGCCTTCGCTTCGACCACGACCGGACGGCCGCGGATGGTTCACACGAGGTCGGCGACCCACGCGTAGAGGCCGACGACCGCGAGCGCGAGCGCGGGCACGGCGATGGCGCAGAGCCAGTGCATGACGTCGCCCGCCCGGCCCCACGTGGGCGCGAGGCGCTTGCGGGGCAGCAGCAGCGCCGCGACGCACGCGTTGGCGGCGACGACCACGAGGCCGCCGGCGATGAGGATCTGCCACAGCGTGTCGAGGCGCGTCGCCTGCGCGACGGCGAGCACGACGATCGGCATGGCCGCCGCGACGAGCACGGCACCGCGCTGCAACGTCGCGTGCAGCTCGCGCGCCTGCAGCAGCACGCCGAGGCTCGCGGCGACCGAGAGCGCGATGCCCGACCAGTGCGTGTCGAGGGCGAGCACGCACATCGCGGCGCACAGCACGGTCGCCCACGCCATCCACAGCGCGGTCGCCATCGCCTGCGCGATCGTGGCCTTGCGCTCGACCTCGCCGGCGGGCACGGCGTCGAGCCCCGTCTGGAACTCCTTCGTCGACAGCGGCACGGGGTCGACCGCGAGACCGCCCACCCAGGCGGCGAGGCCAGGGATGCCGCGGGCGACCGC
The sequence above is a segment of the Agrococcus jejuensis genome. Coding sequences within it:
- a CDS encoding WXG100 family type VII secretion target, producing MSVEPFAADPDRLRQSAQRLRALQSRVHGLSSTVDQLASRYPQAAGDGDFKESYDKNYVPAAAAAKEFMTALSSSVEEIAEDTATVAREFAQTDDTATRESRHQM
- a CDS encoding YbaB/EbfC family nucleoid-associated protein encodes the protein MQLTGDDIEQMMAEVRQTRADLAERAAEVDALTATATSKDRVLSATVDAQGVLTELKITGQSWRELAPKELCSKIVAIVAQAQQDVQEQAKALLADGDGPEGLDPMAGLPSADEMTAMMQGLVAQFGEVRHER
- a CDS encoding WXG100 family type VII secretion target; this translates as MSFNVDLVQFETANQSLNASCQEVEQILQNIYDTIRPMGEAQWGRSLPVWGELQQRWNTEYTEVQQAGVNIKNAAVRVREEFFDGDVRGAAVFS
- the eccB gene encoding type VII secretion protein EccB, whose product is MYGRRDLVDAHLFLRGRLSAAVLRSDPDAPDRPLRRTSTGMGIGVAVAAAALVVVVVLNIFLFTTNDSWREQPGALLVDESTGSRYMLIDGTLHPVMNLASAALLAGAPPAVIQVSSDDLASVPRGEALGAPGLPDELPGAQQTSPEWAACAAVEGTTLAIGAVENGEPIAADEAVLVTADGELSLVWQGVRSQLGGPWAARAIGFEPNAALSVDAAWLDTIPSGRDLDLSALTLGGEGPAIAGEPTTLGQVVETDDGARYVVTQDGLMPITETVAALLTTVPDQGLPEPRTITPRDLVATTVSDPAAWQSELPETPPTAIAAGLAPCSVWADGETSITTVDGAALAESAGVVAVAPGSGLLVATAAAPGVSGAGLYLVGDDGTKYPVADAETAGALGLDATSSPAVPAALLALLPTGPTIAT